Genomic window (Ruminococcus flavefaciens AE3010):
GGGACTTGCAGTGGTAAATACTCCCGAGCTTGCCGAGAAGATCGCTTTCATTCAGAACTCCACAGGCGGAGTTCTCGGACCATTCGATTCATTCCTGCTTATCCGCGGCATAAAGACTCTTGCAGTCCGCATGGACAGACACGTTGAGAATGCAGAGACAGTGGCAAAGCTCCTCGTGAACCACAAGGCCGTGAAGAACGTCTACTACCCCGGACTTGAAAGCGACAAGGGCTATGAGATCAACAAAAAGCAGGCCAAGAACGGCGGTGCGATGATCTCCTTTGAGCTCAATGAGAACTACGACATAAACACTTTCTTCGAGAGCCTTGAGCTTATATCCCTCGCTGAGAGTCTTGGCGGCGTGGAGTCCCTTGTATGCCACCCCTCCACAATGACTCACGCTTCCATTCCTGCTGATATCCGCAAGAAAGTGGGCATCACAGACGGACTTATCCGACTTTCCGTTGGTATCGAGAATATTGAGGATATTATTGCGGATATTGAACAGGCTATTGCAAAATCCGAGAGAAAGTGAGATAATAGATATGAGATACTATGATTCTATGCAGTCCCTCATCGGCAATACTCCCCTTGTGAGACTGGGAAATATAGTAAAGGCGGAGGGCGTGAACGTTTTCGCCAAGCTGGAGCTCTACAATCCCTCGGGCAGTGTAAAGGACCGCACAGGTCTGTACATGATAAACGACGCCGAGAAAAAGGGGCTTCTCAAAAAGGGCGGCACTATCGTTGAAGCCACCGCAGGCAATACGGGTCTCGGCATAGCCTTTGCGGCTCTGAACCGCGGCTACAAAATAATATTTGTAGTTCCCACAAAGTTCTCCGCCGAAAAGCAGTCTCTGCTCCGCGCTCTGGGCGCCGAGGTAGTAAACACTCCCCGTGAGCTTGGTATGCTTGGTGCAGTCGCAAAGGCTGAGGAGATAAAGGCGCAGATACCTGATTCCATATCGCTGGAGCAGTTTAAAAACCAAAGCAATCCCCTTGCTCATTATGAGACTACAGGTCGTGAGATATATGAAGATCTCGACGGTCACATCGACTACGTTGTGGCAGGGGCAGGCAGCGGCGGCACTTACACGGGAATACTCCGCTATATCAAGGAGCGCGTACCCAATGCAAAGGGCATACTTGCAGACCCTGTGGGCTCTACTATGGGCGGCGGTGAACACGCCGACTACAACATTGAGGGCATCGGCAATGACTTCATCGCAGATACCATGGATATGTCCCTTGTGGACGGAGTTATCAAAATGAACGATGAAGAAGCTTTCGGCACAGCAAGGCTGCTTGCCAAGACCGAGGGCATCATCGCAGGCTCGTCCTCGGGAGCAGCTATGGCGGCAGTCCTCAAGCTCATAGAAAGCGGTGCAAAGGGCAATATCGTAACGGTATTCCCCGACCGCGGCGACCGCTATTTCAGCACAGGACTCTTTGATTAGCAGGGAGCCCCCGCGGGCGGTTCACGCGGACGCTCGCAAGCTTGCTTACCTGTATGGACGGCAAGTCTTTCTCCGCGAGCCCACATCTTCGGAACGGTACGAATCAACATAGTAGGACCGGATATTATCCGCCCGAAAGTCCTCAAACGAGAATAAAACGGAGGTAAACAATGACTTTACAGCAGCTTAAATATATACTTGCAATATCTTCAACAGGCTCAATGAACAAGGCTGCGGAGCAGCTTTACGTTTCTCAGCCCTCCCTCACCTCATCGGTGCAGGAGCTCGAAAAGGAGATAGGCATAAAGATATTCAACCGCAGCGGACGCGGCGTCACTCTCACCAATGACGGAGCTGAGTTCGTTCAGTACGCCCGTCAGGTAGTCGGACAGTTCGACGTTCTCGCTGAAAAGTACATAAGCAAGGGCAGCGTAAAGAAGAAGTTCGGCGTGTCCACTCAGCACTATTCCTTTGCGGTAAAGGCATTCGTGGAAATGGTCAAGGAGTTCGATACTGCGGAGTACGAGTTTGCAGTCCGCGAGACCAAGACCGCCGAGGTCATCAGCGACGTTGCGACTATGAGGAGCGAGATAGGCATCATCTACCTAAACGACTTCAACCGCAAGTCCATAACCAAGCTGCTCCACGCCAACGGTCTGGAGTTCCACACCCTGACAAAGTGCAGTCCTTTCGTTTACCTCTGGAAAGGACACCCTCTTGCAAAAGAGAAGAAGATAACCTTTGAGCAGCTTGCCGACTATCCCTGCCTCTCCTTTGAGCAGGGCGACAACAGCACGTTCTATCTGGCTGAGGAGCTCCTCAGCACAGCCGACTATCAGCGCACTATCAAGGCCAACGACCGTGCAACTATGCTGAATCTGATGATAGGTCTAAACGGCTATACACTGTGCTCGGGTATCATCTGTGAGGAGCTCAACGGCGATGATTATATTGCCGTGCCCTTTGAGGACGAGTCCGACGAGGTAATGGAAATAGGCTATATCACGCTGAAAAATGTCATTCTCAGCGGAATGGCGGAAATATATATCCGCGAGATAAAGGCGTATCTTGGCATAAACTGAGAAAAATTTTACGGGACGTCGTCCGCGGCGTCCCTCAATGATATATTTATAGGTTATAACCCAAGCCTATAACTCATGATAATCAGTTGGTATTGGACAAATACAGAAATGTGCTGTATAATATAATCATACCAAACAGATATGAAATATATGAATATGGAGGATAAATAAAATGAGCAGAGATATCAACAACAAATTCTGGGACGAGGAGCTTGAAACTCTTCCCCGTGAGGAACTGGAGAAGAGACAGCTTGAAGACTTAAAGGAGATCGTGAAGTTCGCTTACGACCACGCTCCCTACTACAAGCGTTCATTCGATGAGGCAGGCGTTAAGCCCGAGGACATCAAGACCCTCAAGGACATCGAGAAGTTCCCCTTCATCAACAAGAAGACACAGCGAGACACTCAGGGCGTAGGCTCGTTCCTTGGCGAGCTGGCAGCAGTTCCCGAGGAGGACGTAGTGTTCATCTCAACATCATCAGGTTCAACAGGCGTACCTACAATGAGCCCGTTCACAAAGAAGGACTTCGACGAGTTTCAGGATACTGAGAGCCGCTGGTTCTGGCAGATAGGAATGAGACCAAACGACCGTTACGTACACGCTCTCAACTTCTCACTCTACGTTGGCGGACCTGACGTAATCGGTGCACAGAATCTCGGTGCATTATGTAT
Coding sequences:
- a CDS encoding LysR family transcriptional regulator, which gives rise to MTLQQLKYILAISSTGSMNKAAEQLYVSQPSLTSSVQELEKEIGIKIFNRSGRGVTLTNDGAEFVQYARQVVGQFDVLAEKYISKGSVKKKFGVSTQHYSFAVKAFVEMVKEFDTAEYEFAVRETKTAEVISDVATMRSEIGIIYLNDFNRKSITKLLHANGLEFHTLTKCSPFVYLWKGHPLAKEKKITFEQLADYPCLSFEQGDNSTFYLAEELLSTADYQRTIKANDRATMLNLMIGLNGYTLCSGIICEELNGDDYIAVPFEDESDEVMEIGYITLKNVILSGMAEIYIREIKAYLGIN
- a CDS encoding PLP-dependent cysteine synthase family protein translates to MRYYDSMQSLIGNTPLVRLGNIVKAEGVNVFAKLELYNPSGSVKDRTGLYMINDAEKKGLLKKGGTIVEATAGNTGLGIAFAALNRGYKIIFVVPTKFSAEKQSLLRALGAEVVNTPRELGMLGAVAKAEEIKAQIPDSISLEQFKNQSNPLAHYETTGREIYEDLDGHIDYVVAGAGSGGTYTGILRYIKERVPNAKGILADPVGSTMGGGEHADYNIEGIGNDFIADTMDMSLVDGVIKMNDEEAFGTARLLAKTEGIIAGSSSGAAMAAVLKLIESGAKGNIVTVFPDRGDRYFSTGLFD